In the genome of Pelmatolapia mariae isolate MD_Pm_ZW linkage group LG4, Pm_UMD_F_2, whole genome shotgun sequence, the window GTTTTCACACAAAGCTTTTTCCAAACCCTGCAATTACTCTGACGCTCTGTGTGAATTAGGACATATATATCTGCAGTGTAATGTCTTACTGTCAAGCCGGGTCTCCTTTCCATCCACGGTACAGATCTTGGTGTAGGAGTCTTCAATGGTGGGGTCGTAGTCGGACACAAAGTACGACTGTGGAACACACTCCAAGTTATTAACATCAATACTAGACTGTGAACAGCTTAGCAGAGTGGCTTGTTTTACACCTCTCATGACCAAGTCTAGTGCCTAACaggcatttatttatattattgacAGCTGGCGAGAACAAAAGTGATGCagcaaaaatgatgaaaagtgCCTAGAGAATTATTAAGTTTAGAATGAATATGTAACCACTTTAGTACTTCTCCTTCAGTGTACTCTATAATCCACTATTTACTGCTACAGTTCTGCTACAGTAATGACTGTACTACTGTACTACAGCCGGAGCCGTTCATTAGGCAGCCAGTTTAATGAAGACCTTTTTGTGTTAAACAGAATGCAATGCAACAAAAGCTTGCCCGAGGTAATGAAGAAACTCTTACCATACAGTGTGGAAGCAGAAGCACCAACTCAGTTCTCTGCTGCATGCACCGGTGCATGCACTGGTGCATGCAGCAGAGAACGGAACAATTCCCAGCGACACATTAACAGAACCGGGGGTGGAAGGTAACTAATTTACTGAAGTGCACTTTTAACATGTTTAGAGtttaagtatttaaaaatatttcaaatagaAATCTACTGTCATACTATACTGTGTTTCATAGTGTTTCCCTATTTTACTGTAATACACAGAATCCCTGTTTCTTTGTCCACCAACTCCTCCTACATGATCAGGAACTGAGCAGCCTAAACTTGGCACTCGTGCTCAACTTTGTCCCTGGAGGTTGTGACATCACGATGTTCCCCAGCCGTCATCTAACAGTAACATGTCATTTACATCCAGGAAAGTTACACATGTCTAGCAACATACTACCTACATCCTTTTGTTACCTCCCTCAGTACATCAGTTTACCAACACTAGTCAAGCACGACCAAGTATAGATATATAAGTTAAATATGACCAGCTGGGCCAAGGTGGTTTCAGATGCATAATTAAAGTCTTGATTGTTTTATTGTGATTCTAACTTACAATGAGAATGAATGAGTTTAgctggaggggggggggagacgTCTATGCTTacagtgtttttggtttgttttagtTGTTTAACTGCTGCTCAATAGCTGAATAAGACATTAGTGGTAAACCATTAACCACTAACAACTCATCTGTTCCAAATGCAGGTCACTTGTTGAACCTTGACAAGGTTGATTTCGTGGCAATAACCGCTCAATAACGACCCACCAGTGGATCGACCACAAGTGGATCGACGCATTAACCTACAGACAGGTCCACAGTATGTTCTACACGTGTTGTAGAGTCAGTACCTGGATGAACTGGATGGTAAGGGCGCTCTTTCCCACTCCTCCTCCCCCCACAACCACCAGTTTGAATCTTTCCTCGTCTCCActcattttcagctctttaGTCCGGACCAGAACCTCTCCGAGCTCACAGCAGCCGCAGGACCTCACAGGCGCGTTAAATCCAGGTCTCGCAGTAAGCCTGCTAACTGTAAGGAGACACCAACATGGACGGTTTTCAAAACTTTGGTGTGCGAACGACGGACTCAGGGCCACACCTGTAAAGCAAAGTCCTGACGGAGTTCCACTGTCCACGCAGCAAAATAACACGCACCGACGGGGTTTTGCTGTGAGTTCGGCCTTAAAGCGGGACTGTAGCAATCGCCGTcgccttttcttttcttctttcggCTCTTTTCTCGTCGGCCTCCAGTCAGCTTCTGGGCGGAACTGCTTCCTCTTTCCTCTTTCCTCAAGAAACTACAGCAGCAACTACATCACACTGATGTCATAGGCGGCGGTGACTTTCCCCACGCTGCGAGGACTCTGCAAACACACGGCAGCCTTCGTCTGCTTCAAATTAAAAACTCATCTGAAACTAATCTTTCGGGTGTCAGCTTCCTTATTCGGTCACCGGAGCATCCGTGACATCATCACTGCTACCTAACGGATGTGCCCGTACACCGTGAGAACTTACGACACTGATTACACGGATGTGAAACTTTTTACAAGATGTTATTCGCCCTTTGAGACGGAACCAAACTGCTTTAataacacaatgaaacacatctGAAATTCCAGTATGGAATACTTAAGCTTCAGAAATCCCGAAGGTGTGTTAAGGCAAAGTAAACACGCAGTGACGTGTACTGATACTGCTGCAGAGCTTCACAATGAAAACGGCCTGAAGCCTCCCGCAAAGCAGCAAGACAACTAAATAGGATATGCTCAAGCAATGGTTGCAGTGTCTCAGCCCAACAGGGCATAAGCCaacacaacatttaaaaagtgaGATGCACAAAGAAGCAACAGTTGAGGGCACATGAGGCAAAGACCTGGCAGGAAACGGATTTCCATTATGTTAGTTTGCCCAGTTATTTGTGAGCCTCTCAAAATGGGAACTTGTATAAAAATGGATGCAGTTCCTGTTCACACTATACTTTTGTTAAAGCCCTTGAATGCAAGCTGAAAGTCTGCCCTTTATTCATATAATAgtttttaaatccactgtggtacGATCTGCTTTGACAAGAATATTCGTTCAAATAGTTATTTAGCAAACCTCCAAATTCTTGGCTCACTGTGGCACTCGAAAGCACTGCATGCTTGTGTTATATGTTTTTATGCAACCCTCTGCTTACTGGGGTGAAGAGGCTCACGAGTCGCTTCACACTGAGAAACAGGCAAtcacatatggttaaaatgtcATCTTTATTCATCAGTAAATACATTACAAACCATTGTGGCAAAAGCCTTTTAAAcaactacatttaaaaacaacagaaacaggGATCGCTGTCATAACGATAAACATAACAATATGATAAACGGggtgctttttgtcttttcaggtcattttcatagattcaactctgcaacaaataaataaatagacatTGGTTCTTTCATTACACGTGCACATCAGTTGTGTAGTTTGGTTTCTTCTGACAAACATGCACAGATAACTCCTTCTACCACCTGCTTCCTTGTATCCTCAGCACCTGTAAGGTAGTGCGGGCTGTCCCATCTGCACAGGGTGGACAAAAACACCTCCTAGCAGTATCCTTTCCCCCCAACCCAGCAGCTTGTTGAGAGTGACGCTGAAAGGTGAGAGCAGGCCCTTTTCCTTGACCTCAGCTCTGCTGTGCTGGCTGAGAGAGAGACGCTGCTTCCTGTGGATAGCCTCTGCCTGCCTGTAGGAGCCAGGGAAACTCTTTACCTCGGCGCTCTCGGCAATCTTCCTGCTCTCGACCATTTTTTCTTGTTGCCTCTCGTTTGCTGTGGAGGAAGGGCATATTCCCAAAGGGGTCAAAGAGAGGGTAAGGCTTTTACGTTTCTCTAAGAGAGAAGCAGAGCCTGATGGGAGTTGTAGTTGGGTGGCCTTTAGTGTTGGGTTGATGGGCTCACAGGGACTGGAAGCTGAAACTTCTGATGGTTTCTGGACAGGCTGCAGGTTACGATGGGGAGGCAAATCAAGAGTCCGCAGTTGCTGCTGCGTGTTTTCAGTGCTCTCTGACAGCGAGCGtctctgctgggctttgtctTTGTGGTGAGCTGAGTCTGCAGTGACGCTCTTAGCTTGACAGTTACTGTTCTGACTGCTGTGAGAGAGGTTCACGCTGTCGTTAACAGACGGCAGACAACTGGCCAGCTGCTGGATGAGGAGGTCGTGGCCACGCGACTTTTGGCTCAGAGCACCCTGCAAGTGCTGCAGCTGACCCAGGAAGTTGAAGTTTGGGGAAATGGAGGGCCGGCGCTCTTTCACAAACCTTATAAGGGGACAGAGGGGATGTGGGTTATTGTTGCTAGTATTTCACACGTCACACTGAGTCTAGTCTAGGCTTCTGCAATGAGCTACAGTGACAGTTACCACAGTATTGTAGATTATTGTCATACAAACAGGAATAACAGTTAAATAGATGCTCTATACTGAATGTATGTCTCGATAATGCTTATATAGAGTACATACATACGCTAACTTAAAGGTTTAGCAAGTGTTCAAGCTGCTATAATGTCTTGTAACTTCACAAAGCCTTCTTGTTACTGATCAGGACTGACTACATCTGCTAGTTTCCTCTGACAGCCTAAATGGATCGATACTCAGAACAATGGGATAAAGGAGATCTGTCAAGATTAAGACAGGTGCAGATTTACACAGCTGGGGAGGTCTCTAAACAACTGCAGACTGCAAGATAAACATTTCCAACAATTACATGTAAATACTTTGTTAAGACAGGAATATCTGGATCCTCTTATGTGTATCAAAATATGGGTCTTTGAGAGTCCTAAAGCATGATTGATGTATACTGGTTCCTTTAGAAAGGTGTGCATCCATTGTTCTTTGGAGTTATTGACTGTTGTAGATAAAAGTGTGAATACTATGTGCTGTGGACTGTTTAGAATAATGAAACCTCTTTCATGGGTAAAAGTCTCCAACTGTCAAGACCACAAATACTTAAACTCATAAGCAGAGTTAACTTCATTTCACCGGAGTGGTGAAAGTGCAAGAAAACCTCTGATAGCTGTAAGTTAAATAACTCATGTTCAGCTTTAAAAAGGAAATCAATGGGCTTCTTCagtgtttttatgttatttgaCAAAATCGAGCTCAGTTCCATCTGCGGGATGAATTTGTGCTACTAGCCATACCTGTAAGCATGGTCCAGATCCATTTCCAGACTGTACATGACATAGGCAACAGCCAGAGTCGGGGAGCGGGAAATTCCTGCTGCACAGTGCACCAGCACCGAAGCCCCCGACGACATGGCTACATCTGAACACACAGTGCATAGTGGCAGTCAGCCGAGCGGTACACAGAGCAAGTGTTGTATTGGCTAAAGCTAACCACACTGCaaattacatttttgaaaacaaaaattcaataataaatatttaaaaattgaaaataaatctaaaaaacAATGGCATGACTTGTGCCTTAGGATTCTGAATGAATGTCCTGTTTGATCCAGGTACTTGGCATAGCCTGCAGCTTCTACACAGCAAATTCAAAAGTGTCAAATGTTTTGGTGTTAGTAGACTTCTTGCAAAAGTAGAGTTAATTTTACTCTAAGTAGAGTCACATTCTTTTAATGTAACTCTGAGGTGTAAAATGATAGTAGTTAAAATCGAGTGTTAAAAATTAGTGTTTCTATGTCAAATCTGGAGGTGTTACAATGGAAACATTAACTCTTGACCTCTTAACTCCGAACTCCTAGAGGGGCTATGACACTAATAGAGTAAATTCATAGACTCCGCCCCCAGCACCACAGATTCCGATCCAAGCTGAAGTGAAGCCGTTTCAGAACATTTTGCTCTACATATTTCTGAGTTGTTTTCCATGCTTggtaagtctttttttttttattattattaacttttACTTCTGTGGCTTTTTGGAGTTGAGACAAAGCTGTGTGAAAGGCATTAGCCACGTTGCTCTGTGATAGCATAATAATCTGTTTTAGCTAGCTGAAATGTATTGTCTGCGGGCAAATAGTACAGCCTTGAAAAAAAGCTTGCATATGAATTTTCAGTCAAGTTTTTGGTTAACTTAAATGCACCTAAAACAATGTCTCGATTGTGAAATGTTGAAGTGCTACTTCAAGCCTGAAAACGATCTCCCACACAAAAAACGAGCAAACAGCAGTAGCAGATGTCCTGACTGGGTTGTACGTTTAGATCCCTCCAGAGTTATACAAGTTATAGCTCAaaaatgattcttttttttctttttcttttttttactgtgctgcAATTGATTACCAGATTATTTGTGCAATTAATTAGTGCACAACTAATTTTTATTGAATCTCCACACAGGATATGCTTGTGAAGGTGGAATATGGGGGAGAGCAGAAGTGATGAATGGAGGACATGCATATTGTATTGAAGAAAAGAACAACGAGCATGCTGTTGCATTTACCTATGTCAGACCGTTTGATAAACAATATTCTAATGAAAGTGAGAACATGTACATTGCTCCATATTGTTACATGTTTcacaaaatgttttgaaattgtagtgcacagttcaaaataaatgtttttcaaaaaccattgcctctttgtaataaatgtttatttccaaaggaatttctaGAAGTTCAGAAGAGtaaaattcaaactttttaGAATTAATTAGAAGATAACTCTTATGTAGTTAAACTAGAATACGCTGTGAGAGTTAGTATATAAACTCTTAAAACCTAGTTAGGATTAATAACTGTTAAATTATCAACTCCAGACAGATTTGGTACTTAACACTAAATCAGAGTTAACGTACCAACTCTCCAATAAGAGTTAAATTAACTCTCTCTGGTGTGGACCCATATAGACACTTTAAAAGAGTTGAAATCAAATCTGACAGTGTTAATTTGGACATGCTGGATTTGCTGTGTATCGTAACTGACTGCATAGAGCCTTGAATGCAAACTTCTTGCATTGTCACAGAAGTAAAGCATTGTTCAAACACAATGATGACAAGATGGTAAGTGTTTAGTGATTATGGTAATAAACTTGGTAAAAAGTCATTGATCTGATTTGTTCTATTGCTGTAATGTGAGAGCGAGGCCTTACCAATGAAATGCAGAGCCTGTGGGATCCAGGGCAGCAGGTTATCCCACAAAGAGTCATCAATAGGAATGCGAAGATACCTGGAACCAGGCAGGAAGGAGGGCTGGGGGCTACAGCGACTCACACTCAGCACATAGGAGATACCCAGCGAGGCCAGCTggtcctacacacacacacacacaagctttgTTTCTGCTGTACAAGAGTTCACAGCTAAACACTTGGCTGTCTGTGCTCTACCTCACATATAAACTGTGATCCGTCTCTCATATTAATACACTAATAATATTGAACAATTATGTTGGTGATTGTTTAGAGCACTTTTAACTTTATACttcactattttttttatttgttacaaATTAAAGAATCACTCAGTGcttaagaaaaatatttcacaCGTAATTTGTAAAAATAaggtaatataataatattgcATATGAAGTAATGATCTGCTCAGTAATGCGCAGCTGTAAGTGCTTCATGTTATTTAATGTCCACATGAGCCATGCATGTGCTGCTGTGCTGTGTGAGAGTATTGCACAGGAGCTGGAACTGTTATTGCGATATTATTATGCCTTTGATAGCGACAGCACCGGTCCTCTTCCTACCTGCGTCACGTCGCTCTCTGCTCCGAGGTAGAGCTGCGGTAGGATGACGGACAGCGGGGgccgctccatctctccatCCCGAGACAAGACCATACCTGCAGCACCACAGGCGACACACGTAGAAATGAAATCCGCTGGGTGAAACGTCCTGTGACCAGTTCTTAGAAGACAAACATTCAAACACAGTGTGCGTTTCCTCTTTTGCACGACGGTGCATCCGTGCTGTATCCACGCTTATCCACGCTGTACTTACTGAGGTGAGTCCGCTGTTTGTGTCAGCTGCAGGAACTCTGAGACAGACAACAACGCTGCGCTGCAGCGAGGTCCTCCTTCctcttctctgtgtttctcaCACTGGATTCTCAACGATGAGCTCATCAACTTTCCAACAATAGATCTGGACTGGATGATGTCATTTTCAGCCAATCACTGCGCCGCCGCACTTTCACACGCGCAGACGCAGCTGGCCGTGG includes:
- the si:ch211-195b15.8 gene encoding tyrosine-protein phosphatase vhp-1, which gives rise to MVLSRDGEMERPPLSVILPQLYLGAESDVTQDQLASLGISYVLSVSRCSPQPSFLPGSRYLRIPIDDSLWDNLLPWIPQALHFIDVAMSSGASVLVHCAAGISRSPTLAVAYVMYSLEMDLDHAYRFVKERRPSISPNFNFLGQLQHLQGALSQKSRGHDLLIQQLASCLPSVNDSVNLSHSSQNSNCQAKSVTADSAHHKDKAQQRRSLSESTENTQQQLRTLDLPPHRNLQPVQKPSEVSASSPCEPINPTLKATQLQLPSGSASLLEKRKSLTLSLTPLGICPSSTANERQQEKMVESRKIAESAEVKSFPGSYRQAEAIHRKQRLSLSQHSRAEVKEKGLLSPFSVTLNKLLGWGERILLGGVFVHPVQMGQPALPYRC